A genomic stretch from Asterias rubens chromosome 7, eAstRub1.3, whole genome shotgun sequence includes:
- the LOC117292464 gene encoding protein enhancer of sevenless 2B-like isoform X1, with amino-acid sequence MFKMKQTLNIEYIACYDFEARDGDELSFKQRDVLKVIVDPRNQDLSEQDWIKAELNGKQGMVPRNYITLPEWFYRGLSRAQAESMLMSGQPDGAFLIRESESSPGDYSLSVKVGSGVQHFKIMVDEAGRYFLWVEKFDTLNNLVNHFRILPVSRTQNIKLKDMVKKNNGQDSHGAFGANGVAHKQPPQQQQQYQHPAQQQQFQLPQQQQQQQYQQTQNTWGKKSQFPQKSAVEQKPKVKALYDFVPLDDNELELRAGDIVDLLDSTDPNWWLGKLRMKKGLFPRSYVQELK; translated from the exons ATGTTCAAAATGAAGCAGACATTGAATATAGAATACATAGCGTGCTATGACTTTGAAGCTAGAGACGGGGATGAGCTAAGTTTCAAGCAACGAGATGTCCTTAAG GTAATTGTCGACCCTCGCAACCAAGATTTGAGTGAACAGGATTGGATCAAAGCAGAGTTAAATGGCAAGCAAGGAATGGTCCCGAGGAATTACATCACTCTTCCAGA GTGGTTCTACAGAGGGCTATCCAGAGCACAAGCTGAATCCATGCTGATGTCCGGCCAGCCAGACGGCGCTTTTCTCATCAGAGAAAGTGAAAGCTCACCCGGGGATTATTCCTTGTCAGTAAA GGTTGGGTCAGGAGTGcagcattttaaaataatggtgGACGAGGCTGGCAGGTACTTCCTGTGGGTAGAGAAGTTTGACACATTAAATAACCTTGTGAATCACTTCCGAATCTTGCCGGTCAGTCGCACGCAGAACATCAAACTCAAAGATATGGTGAAGAAGAACAATGgacag GATTCTCATGGTGCTTTTGGTGCCAATGGAGTGGCGCATAAACAACCCccacagcagcaacagcagtaTCAACATCCAGCACAGCAGCAGCAGTTTCAACTTccacagcagcaacaacaacagcaatacCAACAGACG CAGAACACCTGGGGCAAGAAATCCCAATTCCCTCAGAAATCAGCAGTTGAACAGAAACCCAAG GTGAAAGCGTTGTACGACTTTGTGCCGCTTGATGACAACGAACTGGAACTCAGGGCGGGCGATATCGTGGATCTACTCGACAGTACGGATCCAAACTGGTGGCTGGGTAAACTCCGAATGAAGAAAGGTCTCTTCCCAAGGTCATATGTTCAAGAACTTAAATAA
- the LOC117292464 gene encoding protein enhancer of sevenless 2B-like isoform X2: MFKMKQTLNIEYIACYDFEARDGDELSFKQRDVLKVIVDPRNQDLSEQDWIKAELNGKQGMVPRNYITLPEWFYRGLSRAQAESMLMSGQPDGAFLIRESESSPGDYSLSVKVGSGVQHFKIMVDEAGRYFLWVEKFDTLNNLVNHFRILPVSRTQNIKLKDMVKKNNGQDSHGAFGANGVAHKQPPQQQQQYQHPAQQQQFQLPQQQQQQQYQQTNTWGKKSQFPQKSAVEQKPKVKALYDFVPLDDNELELRAGDIVDLLDSTDPNWWLGKLRMKKGLFPRSYVQELK; this comes from the exons ATGTTCAAAATGAAGCAGACATTGAATATAGAATACATAGCGTGCTATGACTTTGAAGCTAGAGACGGGGATGAGCTAAGTTTCAAGCAACGAGATGTCCTTAAG GTAATTGTCGACCCTCGCAACCAAGATTTGAGTGAACAGGATTGGATCAAAGCAGAGTTAAATGGCAAGCAAGGAATGGTCCCGAGGAATTACATCACTCTTCCAGA GTGGTTCTACAGAGGGCTATCCAGAGCACAAGCTGAATCCATGCTGATGTCCGGCCAGCCAGACGGCGCTTTTCTCATCAGAGAAAGTGAAAGCTCACCCGGGGATTATTCCTTGTCAGTAAA GGTTGGGTCAGGAGTGcagcattttaaaataatggtgGACGAGGCTGGCAGGTACTTCCTGTGGGTAGAGAAGTTTGACACATTAAATAACCTTGTGAATCACTTCCGAATCTTGCCGGTCAGTCGCACGCAGAACATCAAACTCAAAGATATGGTGAAGAAGAACAATGgacag GATTCTCATGGTGCTTTTGGTGCCAATGGAGTGGCGCATAAACAACCCccacagcagcaacagcagtaTCAACATCCAGCACAGCAGCAGCAGTTTCAACTTccacagcagcaacaacaacagcaatacCAACAGACG AACACCTGGGGCAAGAAATCCCAATTCCCTCAGAAATCAGCAGTTGAACAGAAACCCAAG GTGAAAGCGTTGTACGACTTTGTGCCGCTTGATGACAACGAACTGGAACTCAGGGCGGGCGATATCGTGGATCTACTCGACAGTACGGATCCAAACTGGTGGCTGGGTAAACTCCGAATGAAGAAAGGTCTCTTCCCAAGGTCATATGTTCAAGAACTTAAATAA